The following are encoded together in the Gammaproteobacteria bacterium genome:
- a CDS encoding TonB-dependent receptor has product MTLRKNYLPFITLLAFAIAGSVQAQDSSEADELNQFMNLLEQQTSLATNTRLNADFVPGMLSVLTAEQMQRRGFRTLWEALASIPGVQTTMNETGMRSITVRGIGKLFEPSKVKLLLNGKALNSSAGATTGTLYDTPVEQIERVEFIRGPGSAIYGEFAYAGVVNVITRQQGEQYSAGIESGNGLNFAALYSYEQPGGDFKTSINIAASQADGDDIDSGLDRTPAGTPTYAPGPLNNKRDFVSAILSFETGDLVALLQLQEGNRGDHFGTNNLLPPDDRQTVISESVLSADVRQSFELDEQLSGAWSLNLLNTETEQNSLFFGVAQFFDAFSTEDDVVADSLLEERRLEAEINLNWEVSAHTLFGALIMTDLEVKESEQFISLDPITRLPTAMLNEFPSPVGDSEERSSISVVLQDEYRIDDRLTLTAGLRYDNYEDIDSNLSPRIALVWRRSDQHIFKTQLARAFKPPSLIEEGGSIETDIDSETNDTLEFGHIFLDNDLVLRNTIYFSKLDNLILFQDFAPFGYFNSGSFDLRGYELEVDKSVGNDWDINASLSLQDYVDDKLPGAAPWMLKLGVEYALMPLTGVHLQVNSLGNRDREETDTRGDFEQTTQVDVSLRMQNFSGIDGLNFRAGIVNLLDDELKHPAPLDSYPDDYPYSDGATLWAQFTYEP; this is encoded by the coding sequence GTGACCCTGAGAAAAAATTATCTCCCCTTTATTACCCTGTTGGCGTTCGCCATTGCGGGCAGCGTACAGGCGCAGGATTCATCCGAAGCGGATGAGCTGAACCAGTTCATGAACCTGCTCGAGCAGCAAACCTCGCTTGCCACCAACACCCGCCTTAACGCCGATTTCGTGCCCGGCATGTTGAGCGTGCTCACCGCCGAGCAAATGCAGCGCCGTGGCTTTCGCACACTGTGGGAAGCACTGGCATCGATCCCCGGTGTGCAAACCACGATGAACGAGACCGGCATGCGCAGCATCACGGTGCGCGGCATTGGCAAGCTCTTTGAGCCCAGCAAGGTAAAACTGCTACTCAACGGCAAGGCGTTGAATTCTTCGGCGGGTGCCACCACCGGCACGCTCTACGATACCCCGGTCGAGCAGATCGAACGCGTCGAGTTCATCCGCGGCCCGGGTTCAGCGATCTACGGTGAATTCGCCTATGCCGGCGTGGTCAACGTTATTACCCGTCAGCAGGGTGAGCAGTATTCTGCCGGAATCGAATCCGGTAACGGCCTGAACTTCGCGGCACTTTACAGTTACGAACAACCCGGTGGCGACTTCAAGACCAGCATCAACATCGCGGCCAGCCAGGCCGATGGCGACGACATCGATTCCGGTCTCGATCGCACACCGGCGGGAACGCCAACTTATGCCCCGGGACCACTCAACAACAAGCGCGATTTCGTGTCGGCCATCCTCAGCTTTGAGACCGGCGACCTGGTCGCGTTGCTGCAATTGCAGGAGGGAAATCGCGGTGATCATTTCGGCACCAATAACCTGTTGCCGCCGGATGACCGCCAAACGGTGATTTCGGAATCGGTGTTATCGGCCGATGTGCGCCAGTCCTTCGAACTCGATGAACAGCTTTCCGGCGCATGGTCGCTCAACCTGTTGAACACCGAGACCGAGCAAAACTCGTTGTTCTTCGGTGTGGCCCAATTCTTCGATGCATTCAGCACCGAAGACGATGTCGTCGCCGATTCGCTGCTCGAGGAACGGCGCCTCGAAGCCGAGATCAACCTGAACTGGGAAGTCTCGGCGCATACGCTGTTCGGGGCGCTGATAATGACCGACCTCGAGGTCAAGGAATCCGAACAGTTCATTTCCCTTGACCCGATTACCCGGTTGCCTACAGCGATGCTAAACGAGTTTCCAAGCCCGGTCGGTGACTCGGAAGAGCGCAGTTCGATCAGTGTCGTGCTGCAGGACGAGTACCGTATCGATGACCGCCTTACGCTGACCGCCGGTTTGCGTTACGACAACTACGAAGACATCGACTCGAACCTCTCCCCGCGCATCGCGCTGGTGTGGCGCCGCTCGGACCAGCACATCTTCAAAACCCAGCTCGCACGTGCTTTCAAACCACCGTCGTTGATCGAGGAAGGCGGTTCAATCGAGACAGATATCGATTCCGAAACCAACGACACCCTCGAGTTCGGGCATATCTTCCTCGACAACGACCTGGTGTTGCGCAACACGATCTATTTCTCGAAGCTCGATAACCTGATCCTGTTCCAGGATTTCGCCCCGTTCGGCTACTTCAACAGCGGTTCCTTCGATCTGCGCGGCTACGAACTCGAAGTCGACAAATCGGTTGGCAACGACTGGGATATCAACGCCAGCCTGTCGTTGCAGGATTACGTCGATGACAAACTGCCCGGCGCCGCACCGTGGATGCTGAAGCTCGGCGTCGAGTATGCACTCATGCCGTTGACCGGTGTGCACCTGCAGGTCAACAGCCTCGGCAACCGTGATCGCGAAGAGACCGATACGCGCGGTGATTTTGAACAGACCACGCAGGTCGATGTCAGCCTGCGCATGCAGAACTTTAGCGGCATCGACGGATTGAATTTTCGCGCCGGTATCGTGAATCTGCTCGACGACGAGCTGAAACACCCGGCACCCCTGGACAGCTACCCGGACGACTACCCCTACAGCGACGGTGCGACGCTATGGGCACAGTTTACCTACGAGCCATGA
- a CDS encoding CHAD domain-containing protein produces the protein MQNEIELKLQSTPATMQKIVASRYVKKLKAGKTVSQNLVCTYFDTPRHTLRRAGITLCIHHDGDGYEQTIKAPVTGPTGLETSREWKGRVPRNEPCVEAIEDRELRAILKQGKRDKRLVPMFTTNVERRTVPLKVGGSNHELALDIGTISAKDGTCHEPIAGVELELHNGDAAAILDLALKLNESLDLTLGRRSKAERGYALARPALRPRARKSSKITLDPQMTVGDAFYRIKDSALQHLYVNEMPVSEGRPEAIHQARVAIRRIRAALRAFKSVLPYDKRKAFNGEFRWFQRRLAHARDWHVFIDETLPAIKAAHPDRLEAITRLRKIALAERQRATRDVMDIFESRRYTRLMLQFERWLATPSEVLDRSAIDQPVADFAVEVLEKSRRDFLIDTRPLSRMIGEDLHSLRKRGKKARYASEFFSGLWPESSTRPFLSQMEYIQDSLGIVNDAIVARQLVVLTRPGLLDVQTVWLVQDWSATQIKDCVKQTQRHWRRFQQARPFAVQPIG, from the coding sequence ATGCAAAACGAGATAGAATTAAAGCTGCAGTCGACGCCGGCGACAATGCAGAAAATCGTGGCTTCCCGGTACGTCAAGAAGCTCAAGGCTGGAAAGACGGTCAGCCAAAATCTGGTTTGTACCTACTTCGATACGCCCCGTCACACCCTGCGTCGTGCCGGTATCACGCTTTGCATACACCATGATGGCGACGGCTATGAGCAAACCATCAAGGCGCCTGTGACAGGACCCACCGGACTCGAAACCTCGAGAGAATGGAAAGGCCGAGTACCCCGCAATGAACCGTGCGTGGAAGCCATAGAGGACAGGGAACTTCGGGCAATCCTGAAGCAAGGCAAACGTGACAAGCGCCTGGTACCGATGTTCACGACGAATGTCGAACGTAGGACCGTGCCGCTCAAGGTCGGCGGCAGCAATCATGAGCTCGCGCTGGATATCGGGACGATTTCCGCAAAGGACGGTACCTGTCATGAGCCGATCGCCGGGGTCGAACTCGAACTTCACAATGGCGATGCAGCGGCAATATTGGATCTCGCGCTCAAACTCAATGAATCGCTGGACTTGACACTGGGTCGCAGGTCGAAGGCTGAACGAGGTTATGCGCTCGCCCGTCCTGCCCTGCGTCCACGCGCACGCAAATCATCAAAGATTACCCTGGATCCGCAGATGACCGTGGGCGATGCCTTCTATCGGATCAAGGACAGTGCGCTCCAACATCTCTACGTAAATGAGATGCCGGTGTCAGAGGGCAGACCGGAGGCCATTCACCAGGCGAGGGTGGCCATTCGTCGCATCCGCGCAGCGCTTCGCGCCTTCAAGAGCGTTCTGCCTTATGACAAACGCAAGGCATTCAATGGCGAGTTTCGCTGGTTTCAGCGACGCCTCGCACACGCTCGTGACTGGCACGTGTTTATCGACGAAACCTTACCCGCAATCAAGGCGGCGCATCCCGACAGGCTCGAGGCCATTACCCGACTGCGAAAAATCGCCCTTGCCGAGCGTCAGCGAGCAACGCGAGACGTGATGGATATTTTCGAATCCAGGCGCTACACCCGGCTCATGCTGCAATTTGAGCGTTGGCTGGCGACGCCGTCCGAGGTTCTGGATCGATCCGCTATCGATCAGCCGGTCGCAGACTTCGCCGTCGAGGTGCTCGAGAAATCCCGCCGAGACTTTCTCATCGACACCCGCCCTTTGAGTCGTATGATCGGTGAGGACCTGCACAGCTTGCGCAAACGCGGTAAAAAAGCGCGTTATGCCAGCGAGTTTTTCTCGGGACTCTGGCCCGAATCGAGTACCAGGCCCTTTCTCAGTCAAATGGAATACATCCAGGATTCTCTCGGCATCGTTAACGATGCGATTGTGGCGCGACAACTGGTAGTCCTCACTCGTCCTGGCCTGCTGGATGTGCAAACCGTCTGGCTGGTGCAGGACTGGTCTGCCACCCAGATCAAGGACTGCGTCAAGCAAACACAGCGACACTGGCGCCGCTTCCAGCAAGCCAGGCCCTTCGCTGTTCAACCGATCGGGTAA
- a CDS encoding DUF4382 domain-containing protein, giving the protein MRTIKLFLTLALCTYLLGCGTDTSSGDRADGGDGSTPGVTISSSGGSGSARSSFSMRVTDAPIDGLENVVVQFTAVEMKRQSGGWTKYTLPSPQPIDLLALQGLSTADLLVNMPIEAGDYKQVRFILDDSPMANRVKVKGGAWKDLEVPNASTTGLKIKQDFTIPDDRQINFTVDFDLRKSVKYKSKSGKYKLKAKMKLVIDSDVGFIRGSVHPSLLMAKSCSDGDVDTHNAAYVYSGHNVAPGDIDEASPSNNEPVTTTMIQYDNTTGLYIFEAAFLAAGDYTIALTCNADREVIDENDNGDDGDPNDDDALQFFGVQNVTILVTDTTFLKP; this is encoded by the coding sequence TTGAGAACGATCAAACTTTTTCTGACACTCGCGCTGTGTACTTACCTGCTCGGTTGCGGCACCGACACCAGTTCGGGTGATCGGGCAGATGGTGGTGATGGATCCACGCCAGGCGTGACCATTTCGTCGTCGGGCGGTTCGGGCTCGGCCCGTTCCAGCTTTTCGATGCGCGTGACCGATGCCCCCATCGATGGGCTCGAGAACGTCGTGGTGCAATTCACCGCGGTCGAGATGAAGCGCCAGTCGGGTGGCTGGACCAAATACACGCTGCCGTCTCCGCAACCGATTGACCTGCTCGCGCTTCAGGGGCTGAGCACGGCCGACCTGCTGGTCAACATGCCGATCGAAGCCGGCGACTACAAACAGGTTCGTTTCATCCTCGATGACTCACCCATGGCGAACCGCGTTAAGGTGAAAGGTGGCGCGTGGAAAGACCTCGAAGTGCCCAACGCATCCACTACCGGCCTTAAAATCAAACAGGATTTCACTATCCCGGATGACCGCCAGATCAATTTCACGGTCGACTTCGACCTGCGCAAGTCGGTCAAGTACAAAAGCAAATCCGGTAAATACAAGCTTAAGGCAAAGATGAAACTGGTGATCGACAGCGATGTCGGATTTATCCGCGGCAGTGTGCATCCATCGTTGTTGATGGCCAAGAGCTGCTCGGATGGCGATGTTGACACCCACAATGCGGCTTACGTCTACAGCGGGCACAACGTCGCGCCGGGTGATATCGATGAAGCATCACCGTCAAATAATGAGCCGGTAACGACCACGATGATCCAGTATGACAACACGACTGGTCTCTACATTTTCGAAGCCGCGTTCCTGGCCGCGGGTGATTACACTATTGCACTCACCTGTAATGCCGACCGCGAAGTTATCGATGAAAACGACAACGGCGATGACGGTGACCCGAACGATGACGACGCCCTCCAGTTCTTCGGCGTCCAGAACGTTACTATCCTCGTAACCGATACCACTTTTCTCAAGCCCTGA
- a CDS encoding DUF4382 domain-containing protein: MKPVSKLIMALLLCGSLAACGGDSGDDTSTVSLRVTDAPIDDTVSVVVQFIEVRLRNTNGAWTSYPVNPPRSIDLLKLQGTNTADLLVDKPADVGDYDEIRLLVDSTPMMNFIDLGTAGRVELKIPSGSSSGLKIKGDFSVLEKRPTSLVLDFDLRRSITFAGNSGNYILKPVIRLINDADAGSIRGTVNSALLSNMPACSDADPKTYNAVYAYSGHNVTPDDIDLGSNQNVEPFATTSIAWDDTSMRFLYEIAFLPAGDYTIALTCNADAENLDDGNDDLKFFNIQNVTVVVNNTLFL; this comes from the coding sequence ATGAAGCCTGTCTCTAAACTGATAATGGCGCTGCTGCTGTGCGGCAGCCTTGCCGCATGCGGCGGCGATTCGGGCGACGACACGTCGACCGTTTCGCTGCGCGTGACCGATGCTCCGATTGACGACACCGTGAGCGTGGTGGTGCAGTTCATCGAAGTCAGGCTCCGAAATACCAATGGAGCCTGGACGTCTTATCCTGTAAATCCACCCCGGTCGATCGATTTACTGAAGCTCCAGGGTACCAATACTGCCGATTTACTGGTCGATAAACCGGCCGACGTCGGTGACTATGACGAAATTCGCCTGCTGGTGGATAGCACGCCGATGATGAACTTTATCGATCTGGGCACGGCCGGCAGGGTCGAGCTGAAGATCCCGAGTGGCAGCTCGTCCGGCCTTAAAATCAAGGGCGATTTTTCCGTGCTGGAAAAACGCCCTACTTCGCTGGTGCTGGATTTCGACCTGCGCCGCTCGATCACGTTCGCCGGCAATTCGGGTAACTACATTCTCAAACCCGTGATCAGGCTGATCAACGATGCCGATGCCGGTTCCATTCGCGGCACTGTCAATTCCGCGTTACTCAGCAACATGCCCGCGTGCTCGGATGCAGACCCGAAGACGTACAACGCGGTGTATGCTTATAGCGGGCACAACGTCACCCCGGACGATATCGATCTGGGTTCAAATCAAAATGTCGAGCCGTTCGCGACCACCTCGATCGCCTGGGACGATACCAGCATGAGATTCCTCTACGAAATCGCATTTCTGCCCGCGGGTGATTACACCATTGCGCTGACCTGTAACGCCGATGCCGAAAATCTCGACGATGGCAACGACGACCTGAAGTTTTTCAATATTCAGAACGTTACCGTGGTGGTTAACAACACGCTGTTCCTCTAA